The following proteins come from a genomic window of Synechococcus sp. BIOS-E4-1:
- a CDS encoding Nif11-like leader peptide family natural product precursor: protein MSLEQLKAFLEKVKGDPSLQEKLKAAADSDAVLAIAKDAGFSISADDVQNEISEEELEGVAGGGGLFTGVGLSAYSVIFCCGCL from the coding sequence ATGTCACTAGAACAACTCAAGGCATTCCTAGAGAAGGTCAAAGGCGACCCCAGCCTTCAGGAGAAGCTAAAAGCAGCTGCCGATTCAGACGCAGTTCTTGCGATTGCGAAAGATGCTGGCTTTAGTATTTCTGCTGATGACGTTCAGAACGAGATTTCTGAGGAGGAGTTAGAAGGCGTGGCTGGTGGTGGTGGGCTGTTTACTGGTGTTGGTCTCTCGGCTTATTCTGTAATTTTCTGTTGTGGCTGTCTGTAA
- a CDS encoding Nif11-like leader peptide family natural product precursor, whose amino-acid sequence MTQEQLTAFIANAKGNTSLQEKFKVAADANAVAEIAKEAGFSISAQDLTQAQSEISDDELEDVMGGGWGGWGAWGCRVVGKKRTLAG is encoded by the coding sequence ATGACACAAGAACAACTCACAGCTTTCATCGCTAACGCCAAAGGCAACACCAGCCTTCAGGAGAAGTTCAAAGTAGCTGCTGATGCCAATGCTGTTGCGGAGATAGCCAAGGAAGCAGGTTTTAGTATCTCTGCTCAAGACCTAACTCAAGCTCAATCCGAAATTTCAGACGATGAGCTGGAAGACGTGATGGGTGGCGGCTGGGGTGGCTGGGGAGCGTGGGGGTGCAGAGTAGTGGGAAAGAAGAGAACTCTAGCTGGTTAG
- a CDS encoding Nif11-like leader peptide family RiPP precursor, translating into MAAIDDLMAALTSNAELQQAMTTATTPEEAAKAAADAGYKVTTQELLEAYKSKMSALSDDELASISGGKGGGHPAPVSGINTDPYNNNPDPVTNKHGPTSPGTISSAPI; encoded by the coding sequence ATGGCTGCGATTGACGACTTGATGGCTGCTCTTACTAGCAATGCTGAATTACAGCAGGCTATGACGACCGCCACAACTCCAGAAGAGGCAGCAAAAGCTGCCGCTGATGCGGGATACAAAGTAACCACACAGGAGTTGCTGGAAGCCTACAAATCAAAAATGAGTGCGTTGTCCGATGATGAATTGGCGTCGATTTCTGGGGGTAAAGGCGGCGGCCACCCTGCCCCCGTCAGTGGAATTAACACTGATCCGTATAATAACAATCCAGATCCCGTAACTAATAAGCATGGGCCAACCTCCCCTGGTACGATTAGTTCAGCCCCCATATGA